In a single window of the Orcinus orca chromosome 9, mOrcOrc1.1, whole genome shotgun sequence genome:
- the TMEM168 gene encoding transmembrane protein 168 isoform X3, producing MFLIVLPLESMAHGLFHELGNCLGGTSVGYAIVIPTNFCSPDGQPTLLPPEHVQELNLRSTGMLNAIQRFFAYHMIETYGCDYSTSGLSFDTLHSKLKAFLELRTVDGPRHDTYVLYYSGHTHGTGEWALAGGDILRLDTLLEWWREKNGSFCSRLIIILDSENSTPWVKEVRKINDQYIAVQGAEMTKTIDIEDADPPQLGDFTKDWVEYNCNSTNNICWTEKGRTVKAVYGVSKRWSDYTLHLPTGSDVAKHWMLYFPRITYPLVHLANWLCGLNLFWICKTCFRCLKRLKMNWFLPTVLDTGQGFKLVKS from the exons ATGTTTCTGATTGTTTTGCCATTGGAATCTATGGCTCATGGCCTCTTCCATGAATTGGGTAACTGTTTAGGAGGAACATCTGTTGGATATGCTATTGTGATTCCCACCAACTTCTGCAG tCCTGATGGTCAGCCAACACTTCTTCCACCAGAACATGTACAGGAGTTAAATTTGAGGTCTACTGGCATGCTCAATGCTATCCAAAGGTTTTTTGCATATCACATGATTGAGACCTATGGATGTGACTATTCTACAAGTGGCCTGTCCTTTGATACTCTACATTCCAAACTGAAAGCTTTCCTTGAACTTCGGactgtggatggacctagacatgaTACGTATGTTTTGTATTACAGTGGGCACACCCATGGTACAGGAGAGTGGGCTCTTGCAG GTGGAGACATACTACGCCTTGACACACTTTTAGAATGGTGGCGAGAAAAGAATGGTTCCTTCTGTTCCCGACTTATTATCATATTAGACAGTGAGAATTCAACCCCCTGGGtgaaagaagtgagaaaaatCAATGACCAGTACATTGCAGTGCAAGGAGCAGAGATGACAAAAACAATAGATATTGAAGACGCTGACCCACCGCAGCTGGGTGACTTTACAAAAGACTGGGTAGAATATAACTGCAACTCCACTAATAACATCTGCTGGACTGAAAAGGGACGCACAGTGAAAGCAGTGTATGGCGTGTCAAAACGGTGGAGTGACTACACTCTGCATTTGCCAACGGGAAGCGATGTGGCCAAGCACTGGATGTTGTACTTTCCTCGTATTACATATCCACTAGTGCATTTGGCAAATTGGTTGTGTGGTCTGAACCTTTTTTGGATCTGCAAAACTTGTTTTAGGTgcttgaaaagattaaaaatgaattgGTTTCTTCCTACCGTGCTGGACACAGGACAAGGCTTCAAACTTGTCAAATCTTAA